One region of Flavobacterium sp. KACC 22763 genomic DNA includes:
- the ilvA gene encoding threonine ammonia-lyase IlvA, which yields MSLFDEVLNAQKHLENVVAATPLTQNLNLSDEFESTILLKREDLQIVRSYKIRGAYNKISSLSEKEKANGTVCASAGNHAQGVAYSCNLLKIHGKIYMPKTTPKQKVKQVQLFGKSFVEIVLTGDTFDDAYASATADAIKNHKTFIHPFDDEKVIAGQGTVGLEILESFKEPIDYVFVPIGGGGLASGLSEVFKHLSPHTKIIGVEPKGAPSMKTSIEENKNTPLKSIDKFVDGAAVKQVGDKTFEICRYNLEDIILVPEGKVCTTILRLYNEEAMVVEPAGALTIAALDFYKDKIKGKNVVCIVSGSNNDIERTAEIKERSLLYEGLMHYFMIQFPQRPGALKEFVNNILGPDDDITYFQFAKKNSREVGSVVVGLELKNKNDIMPIKLKMTENGFEFQYLNDNQDLFTQLIG from the coding sequence ATGAGTTTATTTGACGAAGTACTTAATGCCCAAAAGCATCTTGAGAATGTAGTTGCTGCAACGCCTTTAACGCAAAATTTAAATCTTTCAGACGAATTTGAATCGACTATTTTATTAAAAAGAGAAGATTTACAAATTGTGCGTTCGTATAAAATTCGGGGTGCTTACAATAAGATTTCTTCGTTAAGCGAAAAAGAAAAAGCAAACGGAACTGTATGCGCCAGTGCAGGAAATCATGCTCAAGGAGTCGCTTATTCTTGCAATCTTTTAAAGATTCATGGTAAAATTTACATGCCAAAAACTACTCCAAAACAAAAAGTAAAACAAGTTCAATTATTTGGAAAATCGTTTGTTGAAATTGTTTTAACGGGAGATACTTTTGATGATGCTTATGCTTCTGCAACGGCTGATGCTATCAAAAATCACAAAACATTTATTCATCCTTTTGATGATGAAAAAGTAATCGCTGGTCAAGGAACTGTAGGATTGGAAATCTTAGAAAGTTTTAAAGAACCAATAGATTATGTTTTTGTTCCTATTGGCGGCGGCGGACTAGCTTCAGGATTGTCTGAAGTTTTCAAACATTTAAGTCCGCATACAAAAATCATTGGCGTTGAACCAAAAGGTGCTCCTTCGATGAAAACATCAATTGAAGAAAATAAAAATACACCTCTAAAATCAATCGATAAATTTGTAGACGGTGCAGCAGTAAAACAAGTTGGCGACAAAACTTTTGAAATCTGCCGATATAATTTAGAAGATATTATTCTGGTTCCAGAAGGAAAAGTCTGCACTACAATTTTGAGATTATACAACGAAGAAGCAATGGTTGTAGAACCAGCGGGAGCACTAACAATTGCTGCTTTGGATTTTTATAAAGATAAAATAAAAGGCAAAAATGTGGTCTGCATTGTAAGCGGAAGCAATAATGACATTGAAAGAACAGCCGAAATAAAAGAACGTTCCTTGCTTTACGAAGGTTTAATGCATTATTTTATGATTCAGTTTCCACAGCGACCAGGAGCTTTAAAAGAATTTGTCAATAATATTTTAGGCCCAGACGATGATATTACATATTTTCAGTTTGCGAAGAAAAATAGTCGTGAAGTAGGTTCTGTTGTGGTTGGTTTAGAATTGAAAAACAAAAATGATATTATGCCAATTAAATTGAAAATGACCGAAAATGGTTTTGAGTTTCAATATCTGAATGACAATCAGGATTTGTTTACACAATTGATCGGATAA
- a CDS encoding DUF4136 domain-containing protein: MKTLKLIPFLLLLILTSCSTVTVYSDYDKTVDFTPYKTYAYFKPGIDKVEISDLDKRRILRAIDDQMQAKGFTKSENPDLLVNIFTKSREQVDVNQFTAGWGYGWGWGWNPYMMYGGQTTVSTSTEGTLYIDLIDAKKKEMIWQGEGVGTLTRNIDKKDEKIAEFVAKILAQYPPVKK, from the coding sequence ATGAAAACACTTAAGTTAATTCCGTTTTTGCTACTGCTGATACTTACTTCTTGCAGTACTGTGACCGTTTATTCTGATTATGACAAAACTGTCGATTTTACGCCTTATAAAACGTATGCCTATTTTAAGCCCGGAATTGACAAGGTTGAAATATCAGATTTAGACAAAAGAAGAATTCTACGTGCAATTGATGATCAGATGCAGGCTAAAGGTTTTACCAAAAGTGAAAATCCTGACTTGCTGGTAAACATTTTTACAAAATCAAGAGAGCAAGTAGATGTAAACCAATTTACTGCTGGCTGGGGTTATGGCTGGGGCTGGGGTTGGAATCCTTACATGATGTACGGAGGACAAACTACAGTTTCTACTTCTACGGAAGGCACTTTGTATATTGATTTAATCGATGCTAAAAAGAAAGAAATGATCTGGCAAGGTGAAGGAGTTGGAACTTTGACAAGAAACATCGATAAAAAAGATGAAAAGATTGCTGAATTCGTTGCTAAAATTTTAGCTCAATATCCGCCAGTTAAAAAATAG